The stretch of DNA TGCATTGGCTCAACATCCATTTCATCGACTCTCGGGTTTCTAATGACGTCGGAGTTTTATTGTATACGTCAAACGGAAGCTTCGCACCGCGTGCGTTCCCCCAACCTGACGAAGTCGTAGGCGGGACGACTGACAAGTTGTTTCCCCTCCTAAGGTGGCCATGGCGGACTCCACCGAGAAGGAAAGCGCGAAAAACTATCAAATTGCGTCGGAGAGGATTAACCCAATAGCCGGTCGCTTTCCTCATTGTATCGTATGGACGCCCATTCCCGTGTTGTCGTAAGTTCGGTCTCGCTAGCGCCCTCCGCCTTGTGCTCGCCGGCTTCATTGGGGCAAAAATGCCCGGATGTAGCGCGTAGTGACAGGCACGTTAGCTTGGCAAGCTAGCTGTCAAACCTATAGTACCGTTTTCTTGACTACGTTATATCGAAGTAATAATTTCTCTCTTTTTGTATCCTTACCAGCccagtgttttctttttctgtagTAGCAATTcatataaataatgaataaaaaactcTACTACACACGCATTAAAGCGTAATACTTCATATAATGTGACTATTTGGATTGTTTTGCCAGTTGGCTGTTTCCATTAATTGGACACATGGGCATCTGCACGTCAACTGGAGTCATCCGAGACTTTGCCGGACCCTATTTTGTCTCCGTAAGTAACTTCTTTTCCATCCATGgatcaaatgaaaagaaatgctCAATTGTATGATAATATTCGATTTGATATGGGGGAAAACTAGCATTTTCTGCTCCCATACGAACCACTGGATACAATCGTCCCTGGAACATCATTATTGCTTGCAATTTAAACAATATAAAGTTGCATTGGTTGAAGATAACATTGACCCCTGTTTTGCAGGAGGACAACATGGCTTTTGGGAAACCGACAAAGTGAGTCAACGTCGGGGATTCCCCTCGACGGCGTTACTTTTAACAGCGCGCtgttgtttggattggataactttaggTACTGGATGCTGGATGTCAGCAAAGTCTACGCCGGCGGCTCGGGCGCCTGGGATTCGGCGGTGCACGACGCTTCCGAGGAGTACAAGCACAGGATGGTCGGTTCGAGAGCTTCGGCTCGTATTTGAAAGCGCGTCTGATTAGACCGTATGAAAATGAAGAGCACCTACTTTGCCGGCAGCACAACCTGTGTTGCGACAACTGCCACTCGCACGTGGCCATGGCGCTCAACCTGATGCGCTACGACGACAGCGCCTCGTGGAACATGCTCAAGCTCTGCCTTCTGCTGCATCTGCGCGGGAAGAACATCAGGTAGCCATGGACGGACCTCACCTTTAcgtctttttcttttatgttttttttaggcgCCTCACCTTTCCCCTCTTTCTAGCTGCGCCGGCTTCCTGAAAACGTGGCTGCCTTTCCTCACGCTGGTCGCCGTCGCCGCCACCGTGGCGCTCGCCGTCCACCTGCGGTGACCCATCCGGCTTTTGGATCTCGGACTCGGCCGCGACTGCTCCCGTGCCTTCGCCGTCCATTCGGTACTTGGCTCGCTGCCTCGGGGGGGAAGGCGGGCGGGGCGGCGGCTTCTATTGGCGCCCGCGTCTACTTGAGGGGGTGCTGTCATTGTCGGCTATCTCTGGAAAAGAATGCCAAAgtgaaaaatgtttctttttagcCGGGCCCacggacatctatcgccgtcaatggcagtcgaaTGAGTTCGCGCACCTTAGATACGGACATTGacggttaaaaaaatgtcaattcaatgcttttttgcagggttgttttttatgtttgatatctttttttggggggggggtcccTGCAGTGCCTTGGGGTAACCAGGAGGCGGTCGGTCAAGAATGCCGAGACCAAAAGTGGGTtggcgggggcggggctatcAATATTTTGGCTTCCAAAAACGCTCTAATCCTTCGACGCCGAAGCCTGCCAGCTACTCTGTCAACAAGAATGTATTGATCAACATGTATACTAATAAACAATTTATTACTCTTCTCGATGCTTTGGGAATTGAAtggcactttttttaaaaacaacatggatataattttgctttttttaagtattatctTACTCAGCAATATAAGgcattctctcttttttttttttttaatattttgtttttgactaCCTCAGCTAATTTAGCGATGTAAAGTACCAAGCATTTTTTGGGAGCAGCTCCTCAAAACAGTTGAATCCCATGAAAATAATTCatatcaatgaaaaataaaatgcgtgtatatatttatgtcaagttctctctactctcttcaaattttgccccgatcttttcacagcagtaacaactcaaatccttccagtttacaattttattgaagtttatggtgataggaagtgattaggttgaaaaccttaaagaaagggggaaagaaggaagcatgtgacatcattcaagttactatggtgatcaaagtgttgctcttgagtttactaataacatcttgaatttactacagagAAGCAGGGAAGTgaatgggtacattaactgattgagtaaatcaaacacaaatattcactttacagagataggtcataagagtaatccaagttaagggaaaatacaaagaatgcaacttatggttgtgagaaacaaattaagcatcaatcagctggcatctaggtggtacttattttatcctaccagttgcgtgtgatcgggtctgaagggtattccttgctcctttcaaggctggactctgaatttttatatcctggctcatgccttatgatctcaggcaggaaatgaggtgaggtgactttgatttgggttctcttttctgccccctgttggcctggaggaggggcagacatatcttctccaggTGTTGACTTgacaatttaagaaaaaaagaggatttggccAACAGACTGACAACCTATTCTAAAGTGATGAAACGATTGGCTACTGACGGCGCtccacgtccaatccatgttgaAGGGGAGGGGCCAATGCACACCTGTGGGCTCTCACCTTGATGAGGTGGCATGGTTCAAAAGCGTGGCGCTCGCCAGAATTGGTAGTCCAGCGCAAAGTTAGCAGCTTCCAATTTGCCTTTTGAGGCTTCTGTTACTTTGAGGCACGCTACCTGCCTGCCTGGTGACCTGCCTGCACACATGGCTTGTGGAATTTATTTGGGgtaagaccaaaaaaaagtaataataatgaccTTGCTGCCATGTGTCCAAATGCCTAAGTTatgttgtgtgtgtgcaggATCTTGCTGGTTTATTTGCTTCAAGCAGAACATGTTATCTGCTCGTGGGCTTCTCAAGAAGGTAACCTTTTGATTCctcttactttttttaaagccaactTTTCCAAGCCTGACTGGAGTCTAAAGTGTTTTAGAAAATTAACAATGTCATTTGGTACAAATTTTACTTGATTCTGAATATGGTCACGAACTAAAGCGAcccttcttaaaaataaaaaaaacaagctaacgTTGGCAACAAGCTAGCACTCCCCTGAAATGTACATATTAGCTCGCATGCTCTAAAAGATGattgcattttgttttgaagTTCAAGGCAAGACGTACGTCGGCTATGGCCAATACGGCGATCGTCATCTGAGACGCAACGAGATGCTTCCCCAGAATAATTTCAGACAAGCGGCCCTGGCTAAGGCCGTGGCGCAAAGCAGCAGCGACGGATTCTCTTGGGCCGACGGACTAGCCAAACCTCGAGCCGGTTACTCGTCGCTCAAGGTGGTTCGACCGCGCCCCGCGGCCGTGCCCAGAAAGGCCATGTACAAAAAGGCTGAGCGGCCTTACCTTTCGTCGGTCGTGGTGAGTTCTGGCTCCGTGAGCAGACACCACCAGCAAGCCTCCCACCCGACTGGAAGAAAGGACGCGGGACTTGAGAAAGGCAAAGGCGCTGAGCGCTCATCCACTTCTCATCTTCCCGGCTACGGCAAGCGAAAGTTCTTGGCCGGCATGCGGACATCCGCCAAAGGCACCGCCTCCAAAGTCCCGATCGGTCAAGAGGTGGACAGACGGAAGCAAGTCGGCTTGAAGTACAACCGACGCAAGATTAGTGTCCTAAGTCCACGGCAATGGCGTCAGTGGCCGGAGGCCGACAGACGACTCTACTCCCCCATGGACGTCCTGATCATCCCCGAGCGCTACGGCGGCTTTCCCATTCGGCGCCTGAAGGACCCCGAGCCTCCGAGGGTGGCCCTCGGCAGGTCCGCCGCTCGCCATCTGAGACCGGAGACCAAGTGGACCAGAGTCAAGCTGCGATTCTGAACGTTTCAACCGCCGTGCCAAGACAATCCATTGGGTTTTCCCCCCTTTTGGACAGATTTGACAATTGCTGTTTTGGagaataataaaatgtacactCGATCCTACTTTTTATTactgtcattttcatttagaaaaaaactaaagtggGTGGGTTAACCCCAACTTTGAATCCTTTAAAGTGAAACCGGGCTATTTTTGGTCATGAATCTAACCCCAATAATGATCTGATATTGAGCAAATGTGCCCTGCGTGTAATTGGCCATAGTACTAAAATATTCGGACGTTAAAGTCTATTTGTTCACATGGATTGAACATCGAATGCCATCAATGAGTTAATGACTGACAAAGacctttaaaatgtgtttcttgGCGATATGGTTCTTTAATACAATGTGGAAAGCTGTTTTAAAACTGCGGGAAATGGTTGCAAACAAAATACCGTCTGCTTTATCAAAATATGCACTTCTAAACAACTTCCACGTTATTGGCTAATAGCTAACTGCTAGCAAACAACTCGCTAGCCATAAAACGTGAGCGGAAACTGGAACTTTGTCCTCGTTCCTTTTAAGGGTAACGTGTTCAAACTACGAACGCGTATAAAACACCATAAATAGTGAACATTTTATCGTTTTTAAATTGAAGTAATTGACTCTTACCTCGAAGTGTTGTGATACTCCATGTGATTGTTTTTTCCTCGGTGCAACTTGGATGATTTCAATACTGCTATAGCGCGACACCGCCCCCTAGTGGCCGGGGTGGGGGTAAGCCTAACTTGAAACTTGTTTAGCGTGTcgattaattcaattcaattcaattagaaCCATTTCGTGGGCAAAACCTGATTTAAAACacgttaaaattaaattaaaatgtagaaCTTTTGTCCCACTTATTGCCATTTGTAGTATTAATATTTCCCGCACGTATATATGAACTGCTGACCATGAAATCAATACATGCATTATGGAATAAATCCACAAAAGAGCTCTTAGAAAGATTTAATGTACATTTATTCTTAACACGTGGAACATATAGTATAAAGATTTGATACTGAATAAATGATATTCATTGAGGCAAAAAAGGGCGATGGGGctagggggggaaaaaggacaGGAGGGGGCATTTACATCAAGTTTTTAGCTACATCATCTGAAATACAAATATGCAGAATTCgcatcactgaaaaaaaataaaacatttttctccaTCAAGGTCTAGTTGTTATTcagacatgattttttttgttaaattctcTACAGCCGCACCAGACAGTCTTGTGTGTTGTTaagtggtcatttttaaaaacggTGAAGCCACAGAATTGAGAACGCAAAGGGGGAGGGACAGAGAGGAGGGGGCGTGTCCTTAATGTACAACATGGCGGTTTATGTACAGCGCAGCCGAGGACCGGTCCGACTACAAGTCATACAATCGAGGGAcgaaaagagaagaagaaaagaggtCGGGGCGTTGTAGTAAGTTCACCGTACTCTGAGGGGAAGAGGAAGGGGAAGGGGGGGGCGGTtagccatcatcatcatcgtcgctTTTGACATAAAAACTACAGTTTGCTGCCCAGTCGGCGTATCTCAGTGTGAAACAGTATTATTACAGTATGTCGACACTTTCTTTGAAGGTGTACAGTACAGGGAAGTGGGGCGGGggggacaaaaaataaaatacagtccTACAATCTAATGCACAGGAGAGCGTCCGCCCCCCAAATATggttcctgtgtgtgtgtgtgtaggggagagaggggaggggggggggggggggggggggggggggagcatTACAGCGATCCCGAGTCctcgggggtggggggggagaAAGCAAGCATCCCCAAAACTGACTGTAAACGAGACAGCAACTTTGgttacagttattttttttctggatatttttttttcattaaaaaacaagtcCTTTCAGGGCTATAAGCGCaggttttgggggggaggggggttccGGGGTGGGTGGATGGTTCCCGTTCCTTTCGCCTCTTAGGGTTTCATCTTTCTACTTCATGGTATTCCTTCCTTTTCGCGGTCGGGGAGGAAGAGGGTGGGATCGGAGGTGATTTttgcataaattaaaaaaaaaagaaaggaaaaaatcaaaataaaatcaaagacaAGCCCAAGTGGTCAAAGGCGCCGTCACGAACGTCCCACCAGGAAGAGCACGTCGCAGATGAGCTGCGACACGGTCGAGTTCATGAGCGGCGAGACGGACACGTCCAGCAGCCGCGACTCGTACAGCGTGAACTCGGAGCGGTTGTCCTCCAGGCGGGCCAGCGCGTGCAGGGCCCGCGCCGCCCGCCGCATCATGTCCACGCTGGTGGGCTCCGCCGCTGGGTGTCCCTGCGCCTGCATCTGCAGCAGGGCGCCGGGGCTCTGCTGGTACTGCGCCGCCGCCAGGCTGTCCTCCAGGAAGCCCAGCAGGTTGCCCACGCTGCCCTTCTGCACGGCGATGGCGCGGGCGGCCAGGCCGTCGCCCCGCGCCAGGTTGGCCAGCAGCACCACGGCCATCTCGCGGCACACGGCCGCCTTGCGCTCGCCCACCAGCCGCACCAGGGCGCCGTAGAGCTTCTCCAGGCGGGCCGAGGGCGGCGTGGCCAGGATCAGGTCCACGTTGTTGTCCTGCACGCTCAGCTTGCTCAGCGTCTCCAGGACCAGCCTCTGCGGCGAGAGCGAGCCGTGCGGCCCCAGCGCCGGGAAGGGGTCCAGGGCCTCGGCCGAGGGGCACACGGCCCAGTGGAGCAGGCCGTCCAGCAGCGGCAGGCAGATGCTCTCCGAGTAGAGCGACAGGTCCAGCTGGCCCGAGATGTTGGCCAGGGTCACCAGGCAGTTCTCCCGCAGGGCCTCCAGGCAGTCCCACCACCACTCGTCGCACACGCGGCgccggtggcggtggcggcgccgGCCGTGGCGCCCCgcgccctcctcctcctcctcccgctcCTCCTTCTCGTAGGTGACGGGCGCCTGCTTGCGCTCGGGGTGCCGGTGGTGCAGCAGGACCAGGCGGCCCAGGAGCAGCAGCAGGCCCGGGTGCTTGGACATCTCCTGGTCGTTGCCCGGCACGAAGGAGAGCCCGCGCACCACGTTGGAGACGCAGACGCAGCGGCGCGCCAGCGAGTCCTGCCAGTCGGCCAGCGTGCCCAGCGGCGTCTCGTCTTTGCTGTGCGGCTCGTCCTCCAGGATCTTGGCCTTGCGCCGCCGGCTCTGCCGCTCGGGGTTGACGCCCAACGGGGACTTGTCGTTTTCCTCCCGCTCCTCCGTCGCCGAGCCGGGCCGCGCCGACGGGACGTCGTCCGCCGTGGCCGTGACCGGGGCAGGGGTCGGCGCCGGTGCAGGGGCCGAGGCGGCCTCCTCGCGGACCTGGACCCGAGGCCGGGGCCGCTCGAGGGAGCTCTCCGGCCGCTCCGACGGCTCCGACGGCTCCGATCGCCTCTCAAAGTGGGTCTGGATGTGCTCGGTGATATCCCCGCCGCCCACGCTCCAGTGGAGCAGGCCGCTGTCGAAGCTCTGCCGTCGTCCCGCCTGGGACCCCCGGCCGGCCCGGTAGGGGTTCTTCTTGCGGACCACCTTGATGGGGAGCTTGTCGAACTTGCTGGCCTGCCTGGGCTTCTCGCCGTCCCGGGAAGAACCCGAGCCGGCGTCCTTGACCCTCTGCTTTCCCTCGCCTTCGtcgctctcctcctcctcctcctcctcccactcatcgtcctcctcctccttcactCGCGCCCTGgcctcctcctcgtcttcctcctcctcgtccgtgTCGGCCGAGTCCCCCTCGGGGGCGTCCGAGTCCGAGTCTCGGGTGGAGGGGTCCAGGAGGGTGCGCTGGCCGGGGTCGCCCACCTCGTACTCCTTCAGGATGCCGAAGATCTCGATCAGGCACCTTCTGAAGTACTCCACCACCAGCTCCAGGAATCCCGGTAGCTGCGAACAAACCCGGTGGCGGGTGCCGTTATTTTCTGACTAGAAGTTgccacttttttcccctctccatTTGAACCCTAATAATAGAGCGACTTATGGATTTAAAAAGGCACTGTTTGCTACGCAAGGGCCTCTAAGCTAGCACCCCCAGACAGCTACTGACTAGCCCAGGCAAGAGCTAGCAGGTGGGCAACAATGCTAGCGCCACCAGAAAGCTACTAGCTAGCTCTTCTCTAGAGGAAGTCGGAGGATTTTGTTCCCGGCAAAGTCTCTTTATGTCATGACAGAAAATGAGTTTGAGGTTAGCAATGTCTGCTTAGACAGATTTAAAAAGGACAGATAGCCACAGCGTGACACAGCACAAAACTAGCTAGGCTAGCTAGCATTAAGCCGGTTCATCAAgcactcaattttttttgtttttgtttttgcccaCACGGATTTCTTCCTCAATTTTATGGAGGCTTTCCCGGAACGTACCTGGCACAAGTTAAAGGTGGTGATGCTGTTGTCATCGTAGAGGAGGATGTTGATGGTGTCCAAGGCCCAGGTGCTCTCCGCTAGTAATCCTGATTTGAGTGACATCATCACGCGCCACGCTTCCGGCGtgcctgaataaaaaaaaaaaagacacatttggTTGGCTTCTTCAAAACTGCACTTGACTTTTGACTAAGAAGGAAATTTCAAATGTATGATTCAAGCGTAAAGCCAGCTCCATTTTGTGTCTAAACCCTCCGTCGTCCATGTTCTATTTGGACTAGGTTTGTACGTCTACCGAAGGAATAGGACCGGACGCTCGGGAGCTCCTACCGATGTCCTTCATGGTGAGGCGTCTTCGCGGCTTGAGGAGCGGTTGGGAGCATTCCACGGAGCCGGGGGGGAAGCCGGCGTCCCGCCGCATCATGGGCTGCTGCACGGGCGCCTGCCCGATGTGGGAGGCGGGCACCGGGGGCCCCGCCTTCTGCACTTTGATGCCCGGGTGCATGTAGGGCGACTTGCTGGGCGACGTCCGGCTCTCCATGGGCCGGGGCACGGGCGGCGCCGGGCTGGACACCTGGGGAATGTGGTTCTGCGCCGTCGGGTAAGTGGAGGGGAGGGGCCTGGTCATGGGGGGCCCCGGCGCGCCCTGGCCGAAGGCCGCTTGCCGCTGGTTGACGTGGCCGGCCCACGGGCCCTCGTGGTTGGCGCGCTGCTCCGACGCCATCATCTCCTCGGGGCGGTTCATGCCGTGGTAGGCCGGCCCCTGGCCCGGCGCGGGGGGGCCCTGCCGATTGTGGAAGTTGGGGTAGCCCATCTCGTTGCGGCCCTGCCACACCGGCCCCTGGGGGCCGTCGGGGCCCGAGGGCACCGGGCTGGCCATCATCTGCGGAGGCATGGGCGACTGGGAATTGGGCCCGACGGGCGCCGGGCCGCGGTCCCGGCCGAAGGGGAACGGGAACTGGTTCTGCGCGCCCGGGGGCCTCCGCTCCCCCCCGGGGTAGGCGTTGTACTGATTGTACATGTCCTGCGGGCCCTGGGCTCCGGAGGACTGAGGTCCCGGGGGCTGCTGCCCGCTGTAAGGGACGTTGTACATTTCCCCCTCGTGGCGTTTGGCGGGGGGGCCGTAGACGCCGTCCACGGGACGCTTGTAGTTCTGTCGGGAAGTAGAcgtgtcgttttttatttttataccgaCACAAGTTGCTATAATCGATTTCTTAATGATCATGACGGCGTCCTTACCGCTTGCTGCTGAGGATACATTCCTGGTTGTTGGTTGGGATACGGGCCACCAGGGGGCGCTCCTTGACCGGGGTACTGATTGGCATAGGAGTcgtgtctaaaaaaaaataacaagacaaTTCATACATTCACTCCACCTTAGATTCTTTTCAACCACCGTATAATGCTTTTTTAAGACACTTTAGCAaccatttaaaaacattaaatgtgAACATGACGTCTGTTTACAGTAACGCCATTTTTCCAAGTTTGCGAAAATATGCTAGGGCTTCTCTCTCATCCATTCACCGTTGCTGGGGCGGCGGTCGTCCGGGCGAGTACATGCCGGCCTCGGCTCCGGAAGGCATCATGTTGGACTGAGCGGGCCCGGGTCCCatgccaccgccaccgccgtcgGGGCCCATGCCACTGCCGCCATCTTGCCTGCGCGGTAAATCAAATTCATAGATTTCGAGCCGCTCAACCTGAAAGCGACGGCGCAATCCCAGACGTACCTGCGGTCGTATCCGTAGGGGTACTGTTGCCTCTGGCCCATGGGCAGGGGTCCCATGGGTCCCGGAGGGCCTCGGTTATACTGTTCCGCCATGGCGCTGTTGGGACTGGGCGACATGAACTGTTCTCCGGCTtcaagaaaaatagaaaaaaatcctcAGTTTCCGTCCGGCGCGTGGGATGGCGATCCGGTTGGGTCCGTTTACCTTTCCTCATGCCGCCGAAGGGGTCCTTGGCGGATTCGTAGGGGCCCATGCGACCCATCATCTCCGCTTGGTAGTTCTGCGAGTTGGGGGTCATGGTGTTCCTCCTGGAAAACGCCGGGTCGCCGCC from Stigmatopora argus isolate UIUO_Sarg chromosome 21, RoL_Sarg_1.0, whole genome shotgun sequence encodes:
- the tmem222b gene encoding transmembrane protein 222b — its product is MADSTEKESAKNYQIASERINPIAGRFPHCIVWTPIPVLSWLFPLIGHMGICTSTGVIRDFAGPYFVSEDNMAFGKPTKYWMLDVSKVYAGGSGAWDSAVHDASEEYKHRMHNLCCDNCHSHVAMALNLMRYDDSASWNMLKLCLLLHLRGKNISCAGFLKTWLPFLTLVAVAATVALAVHLR
- the LOC144067118 gene encoding uncharacterized protein LOC144067118, whose protein sequence is MACGIYLGILLVYLLQAEHVICSWASQEVQGKTYVGYGQYGDRHLRRNEMLPQNNFRQAALAKAVAQSSSDGFSWADGLAKPRAGYSSLKVVRPRPAAVPRKAMYKKAERPYLSSVVVSSGSVSRHHQQASHPTGRKDAGLEKGKGAERSSTSHLPGYGKRKFLAGMRTSAKGTASKVPIGQEVDRRKQVGLKYNRRKISVLSPRQWRQWPEADRRLYSPMDVLIIPERYGGFPIRRLKDPEPPRVALGRSAARHLRPETKWTRVKLRF